One Capsicum annuum cultivar UCD-10X-F1 chromosome 2, UCD10Xv1.1, whole genome shotgun sequence genomic window carries:
- the LOC107860388 gene encoding amino acid transporter AVT6A, with translation MTIGSIKLVKEKKSRKSKQPVVDDHSPLLPKQDGGFDEFNGASFSGAVFNLSTTIVGAGIMALPATMKVLGLIPGIIMIILMAFLTEASIELLIRFSRTSKSVSYGGLMGDAFGKYGKMLLQICILINNIGVLVVYMIIIGDVLSGTTSSGTHHAGVLEGWFGAHWWNGRFFVLLVTTLGVFAPLACLKRIDSLRYTSALSVALAVVFLVVTVGITIFKLINGSILMPRLLPDFYDVASFLKLFTVVPVLVTAYICHYNVHSIENELEDSRQIRAVVQSALALCSSVFVLTSIFGFLLFGDATLDDVLANFDADLGIPFGSLLNDVVRVSYAAHLMLVFPIVFYPLRLNLDGLVFPSARPLTLDNLRFALISGGLIAIIFLGANFIPSIWDAFQFTGATAAVCIGFIFPAAVTLRDRYGIATKRDKILCTFMIVLAVFSNMVAIYSDAYALIKKNSSPRE, from the exons ATGACGATTGGAAGCATTAAACTagtaaaagagaagaaatcaagaaagagCAAACAACCAGTAGTTGATGACCATTCACCATTATTGCCTAAGCAAGATGGCGGATTCGATGAGTTCAATGGGGCTTCGTTTAGTGGGGCTGTATTTAATTTGTCGACCACAATTGTCGGTGCTGGAATCATGGCCCTACCTGCAACTATGAAGGTGTTGGGACTCATTCCCGGGATTATTATGATCATCTTGATGGCGTTCCTCACAGAAGCTTCAATTGAGTTGTTAATCAGGTTTAGTAGGACTTCAAAATCAGTTTCTTATGGAGGCCTTATGGGTGATGCTTTTGGGAAATATGGGAAGATGTTGCTTCAAATATGTATACTAATTAATAATATTGGTGTTCTTGTTGTATACATGATTATCATAG GTGACGTTCTTTCCGGAACAACTTCAAGTGGAACCCACCATGCTGGTGTCCTGGAAGGGTGGTTTGGTGCTCACTGGTGGAATGGACGATTCTTTGTTCTTCTTGTGACCACCCTTGGCGTATTTGCACCATTAGCTTGCTTAAAGCGTATAG ATTCATTGAGATATACATCTGCATTATCAGTAGCCCTGGCTGTTGTATTTCTGGTTGTAACTGTGGGAATCACCATATTCAAACTGATAAATGGATCCATTCTTATGCCCAGACTGCTTCCCGATTTTTATGATGTGGCGTCATTCCTCAAGCTCTTCACTGTTGTTCCTGTACTGGTCACTGCATATATCTGTCACTATAATG TTCACTCCATAGAAAATGAACTTGAAGACAGCAGGCAGATCAGAGCAGTGGTGCAGAGCGCGCTAGCTCTTTGCTCGAGTGTGTTTGTGTTGACAAGCATTTTTGGATTTCTCCTATTTGGCGATGCAACTCTTGATGATGTTCTTGCCAACTTCGATGCTGATCTTGGAATTCCATTTGGCTCCTTGCTTAATGATGTCGTGCGTGTCAGCTATGCTGCCCACCTGATGCTCGTCTTTCCCATTGTTTTCTACCCACTGCGGCTTAACTTGGATGGCCTTGTCTTTCCTTCTGCAAGGCCTCTAACACTGGATAATTTGAGGTTTGCATTAATCAGTGGTGGACTCATTGCCATCATCTTTTTGGGGGCAAATTTCATCCCAAGCATCTGGGATGCTTTCCAATTCACAGGAGCAACTGCTGCTGTTTGCATAGGGTTCATATTTCCTGCTGCTGTTACTCTGAG GGATCGGTATGGCATAGCAACTAAGAGGGACAAGATCTTGTGTACTTTTATGATTGTCCTTGCTGTCTTTTCAAACATGGTGGCCATATATAGCGATGCCTACGCTTTGATTAAAAAGAATTCATCACCTCGTGAGTGA